The sequence below is a genomic window from Candidatus Babeliales bacterium.
TCGTACGCAACTCATAACGCAGCTCAATTTCAAAATGGTTCATCGTTACTCCCTTGTTGTGCTACAATAAAACTAAATATCAATTCTACCCGCAGCATAACCAATTTTTTATAGAAGCACACGCTTCAAGCGCTTCAACTCCATCGCAAAATTCTAAAACCACCCCGGCCTGAATGTAATAAACGCGGTCAAACACTTTACGCACAAAACTCATATCCTGACTTGAAAGAGCAATGGTTAAGCCAGATTGTGCAAGTCGTTGCAAAATAACAACCAACAAATCGGTACTAGCAGGATCGAGCGATGCCGTGGGCTCGTCCAACAAAAGCACGCGCGGCTTGAGACACAAAGCTCGTGCTAGAGCAACACGCTGTTGCTGACCACCAGACAGTTGGGATGGGTAACGCTCAGCAAAGCCTTCCATTTCAAGTTCTTGCAACGCAGCAAGCGCTATTGCTTTTGCCTGTTCGTACGATACGCCTCGAACAAGTAATGGATCTATACAATTTTCAAGCACTGTAAATTGTGGGAACAGATTAAAGTCTTGAAAAACATAACCAACTAATTCTGCCCGGGCTTCGCGCGCTACGCCCGGCACAGCCGACCTTTCAAGTAAAGACCGATCAAAACAAATATCGCCAGAAGTTATTGGCATAAGCCCTGCAACTGATTTTAAGAGCGTCGTTTTGCCGGCGCCACTTTTTCCAATAAAACTGGTAATACGCCCAGGTTCAAGTGTGACCGAAATGTTGTCAAGCAACAGTTGTTCTTTAATGCGTACACTTAAATTATTAACGAGAACCATAACGCATCCTTCTTTCGGCATAAAACATTGCCAGATTTAAAAGCGCAGAAAAAATTAAATAAATACAGGCAACAGAACAGTAAACAGGCAGCGGGTTGAGTTCGCGCGAAATAATATTCATACCAACACGCGTCGTTTCAGTAACGCCAATGGTGGCCAACAGCGACGTTGTTTTTAAGAGCTGCTCAAGCTCCCCAAGCAGTGCTGGCAAAACAATGCGCACAGCCTGGGGAAGTATAATGCGACGCAATGTTTGCAAGCGTGAGTACCCCAGTACAAAGCACGCATCCCACTGCCCACGAGGCACGGCATTAATGCCAGCGCGAACAATTTCAGTAACGTAGCCGCTTGAACAAAAAGCCAGCGCTATGCCTGCAGCCGCAAAACCAGAAAGTGTAATGCCAAGCAAGCTTGGCAAAACAAAGTAAACAATAAGAATTTGGACGTACGCCGGAATGCCTTTAGTAATAAATGTGTAGGTACGTAGTAACGTTCCCAGCTTGTTTGAACCAATTTTTTGAGAACCAAGTATTCCCAACATAGTTCCAACAACTATGCTCATGCTGCCCGCAACAAGCCAGGCGGCAAGGGTGACCCCTGCGCCTTGAGCCAATTGCGAAACGTAGGTAATAAGAACACTCATACCATCTCCCATTTCTTTTCAAGCGTTTCAATGACACCGTTATTTTTGAGTTCTTGCACGGCCAGACTTATCTGATTAATTAAGTTTTTGTTATTGTGCTTGATCACAATGCCCATGCCCTGCTCTTGATAATCTTGCTCAAGCGCGACATCCAAAATCTGAATCTCAGGAAATTTTGCTTTGAACTTTTTGGCAATTGCCAACTCAACCAGAGCTGCCGTAGCCTTGCCATACTGCAAGTTAAGTAAGGCATCATCAACTTTTTCAGTCTGAAGCTCAACCACATTTTTGTATTTGCTCAGCACATGTGCTTGCGCAGAACTTGGTTCAACGCACACAGTTAAGCCCGTCATATCGTTAAGACTTTTGATACCCGCCGGAATTTTTTGCCAAAAAATAAGCGGGTAGGTTAATGTTGGCTCACCCTGATAATAAACCATGGCCAGCTTTTTGAGCCTGTCCTGCGTAATGGACATGCCCCAAATAATAGCATCAATAGAACCTTGCTCAAGCGCCATCATGAGCGATGTCATTGAACCCAAATCTTTGAGGTCCAACTTTTTGTTAAGTTTGGACGCAACGGCATTGGCAATGTCAATATCAAAGCCTTCGTACTCACCCTGCTGGTTAATACTCGCAAATGGCGCATAGCCTGCAGCAGTACCAACAACGAATGTTTTGTCGTCCCGATTTACGTTTGTTTTGAATAGAAATTTGGTAGCAAAAACAACTACACAGCACACAATAATTACGACAATAGCTTTAGTTACAATTTTTTTAAATTGCATAATAAACCTCTTTTTAAAAATAAGTTTTTTGAAATCTGTTACTAAAAATAAATGGTTAAGGAGTTATTTCGCACACGAAGCTGTCTTTTTATTCAACGCTTCTGTGCTTAATTTTATGAATAACGGCTGAGTAGCCGTGATGTGGTTCATGCTTTAGAAAGCGCGCAACGCGCGTGATGGTGGCAAGACTTGCCCCGGTAACCTGACTAATTTCGCGATATGACAATTCGCCTTTTTCGAGCAAGCGGCAAACACGCCACCGCTCGGACAAGGCAATAATTTCCTGCGGCGTGCATAAATCACGCAAGAAGCGACCCACTTCGTCAGAGGTTTTCAACAGAAGCAAGGCTTCACACAGCTCCTCAACGGAGCTTGTCGACAGGATTCTGGTTGTTGCCTTTTCTTTCTTTTTCATCGTTTTTCCGTGTTTTTCTTCAAATTTTTGTTCTCTTGTTTTATCATACTAAAACAAACCGACCGCAAAGTCAACTACTCATACACAAATTCAGTGCCGACATTTGACCGGTAAGTAGCCGGTAAACGGCCGGTAAATGATGAAAAACCCTAAAAATACGTTCTTATTTTTTCTTTTTAGCCAAATCATGAAAATGTTTCTTGAGAAATACATCCCACGTAACCCAAAAAAGCGCTAATGCTATTAAAACATGTAAGTGTTCATTCATTTTTTTCTATAAAAATAAAACTGCACGCCATAAGAACATGCACAGACAAATAACGACAACAAATAAAGTTCATACCAATGCCACATGCTTAGGTCCTAA
It includes:
- a CDS encoding amino acid ABC transporter permease; translated protein: MSVLITYVSQLAQGAGVTLAAWLVAGSMSIVVGTMLGILGSQKIGSNKLGTLLRTYTFITKGIPAYVQILIVYFVLPSLLGITLSGFAAAGIALAFCSSGYVTEIVRAGINAVPRGQWDACFVLGYSRLQTLRRIILPQAVRIVLPALLGELEQLLKTTSLLATIGVTETTRVGMNIISRELNPLPVYCSVACIYLIFSALLNLAMFYAERRMRYGSR
- a CDS encoding transporter substrate-binding domain-containing protein, with the protein product MQFKKIVTKAIVVIIVCCVVVFATKFLFKTNVNRDDKTFVVGTAAGYAPFASINQQGEYEGFDIDIANAVASKLNKKLDLKDLGSMTSLMMALEQGSIDAIIWGMSITQDRLKKLAMVYYQGEPTLTYPLIFWQKIPAGIKSLNDMTGLTVCVEPSSAQAHVLSKYKNVVELQTEKVDDALLNLQYGKATAALVELAIAKKFKAKFPEIQILDVALEQDYQEQGMGIVIKHNNKNLINQISLAVQELKNNGVIETLEKKWEMV
- a CDS encoding trp operon repressor, whose protein sequence is MKKKEKATTRILSTSSVEELCEALLLLKTSDEVGRFLRDLCTPQEIIALSERWRVCRLLEKGELSYREISQVTGASLATITRVARFLKHEPHHGYSAVIHKIKHRSVE
- a CDS encoding ATP-binding cassette domain-containing protein — its product is MVLVNNLSVRIKEQLLLDNISVTLEPGRITSFIGKSGAGKTTLLKSVAGLMPITSGDICFDRSLLERSAVPGVAREARAELVGYVFQDFNLFPQFTVLENCIDPLLVRGVSYEQAKAIALAALQELEMEGFAERYPSQLSGGQQQRVALARALCLKPRVLLLDEPTASLDPASTDLLVVILQRLAQSGLTIALSSQDMSFVRKVFDRVYYIQAGVVLEFCDGVEALEACASIKNWLCCG